The following proteins are encoded in a genomic region of Triticum dicoccoides isolate Atlit2015 ecotype Zavitan chromosome 1B, WEW_v2.0, whole genome shotgun sequence:
- the LOC119298874 gene encoding horcolin → MSKPVKIGPWGGNGGSERDVQPKPTRMVSVTVSSGAIVDAIAFTYVGTDNAEHSSGIKWGGTGGTEDTINLDATNYVTEISGTVGKFGTDEIVTSLKIVTSKGVTKTYGSGTGTPFRVPVLDGGKIVGFFGRAGAFLDAIGFYISP, encoded by the exons ATG AGCAAGCCTGTGAAGATTGGACCATGGGGTGGGAATGGTGGCAGCGAGCGTGATGTCCAGCCAAAGCCCACCCGTATGGTTAGTGTGACCGTCAGTAGCGGAGCTATCGTTGACGCTATTGCATTCACCTATGTGGGCACCGATAACGCTGAACACTCTTCCGGCATCAAGTGGGGTGGCACTGGCGGCACGGAAGATACG ATTAATCTAGACGCTACCAACTATGTGACAGAAATCTCTGGGACGGTGGGTAAATTTGGGACTGACGAGATTGTAACCTCTCTTAAAATTGTCACATCCAAGGGGGTTACCAAGACATACGGCTCAGGTACCGGTACTCCTTTCCGCGTCCCGGTGCTTGACGGTGGTAAGATCGTCGGCTTCTTTGGACGCGCCGGTGCCTTCCTGGACGCGATTGGGTTCTACATTTCTCCATGA